One window of Vitis riparia cultivar Riparia Gloire de Montpellier isolate 1030 chromosome 5, EGFV_Vit.rip_1.0, whole genome shotgun sequence genomic DNA carries:
- the LOC117914291 gene encoding pumilio homolog 5-like isoform X1 — translation MATESPIRMLETSGKWPSPKETATFAPSSSSMAAEELSLLLTDHRFFGNGRDVAPNRSGSAPPSMEGSFAAIENLMSPQNSSLNARYANLNSLIENCEPEEQLRADPAYLAYYCSKINLNPRLPPPLISWENRRLVRHIGSFGNSRGLTSLDDSGGRSLRLSQGTLSTHKEESEDDRSPQKPSDDWEDQSSAFWSGQDAAFLAGQHRSSVDLIQDDFPRTPSPVYNQSRSLIHGSPGKTVEHDADSSSLHDSSVGTSNLVASTLVTDNLGPSSNANPAIAPVSNSLSLDGTGSTPPSPALIERDAHNLDVHLEDDVLIGGITVSDFVSTESKMKDSNTSSLPNSGNKKNQEDWHHNRQKNWLQHQVHQQQGNSFQVQGAKSQTVFQGTNHSNINMDQYLHGSSKFSTEAQPVLQSSGFTPPLYATAAAYMTSANPFYPNLQPPGLFSPQYSFGGFALNTAVLPPFVAGYPPHGAIPLAFDNTVGPSFNAQTSAVSTGESITQAVDMQHLNKFYGQLGYAPQPSFADPLYMQYFQQPFGDVYSVSGQFDPLVSRGGVIGSQVSAFETHRESDVASCSVDKKLQHQRSGGLTNLNHRRGGIASPNYHGSPTNMGMLMQFPTSPLASPVLPRSPAGVTCLPGGRNEIRYPPGSGKNVGIFSGWQGQRGYDDPKTHSFLEELKSGKGRRFELSDIAGHIVEFSADQHGSRFIQQKLENCSVEEKASVFKEVLPHASKLMTDVFGNYVIQKFFEHGNPEQRKELASQLAGQILPLSLQMYGCRVIQKALDVIELEQKTLLVRELDGHVMRCVRDQNGNHVIQKCIESVPTEKIGFIISAFRSHVATLSTHPYGCRVIQRVLEHCTDELQSQFIVDEILESICSLAQDQYGNYVTQHVLERGKPHERSQIINKLKGHIVQLSQHKFASNVVEKCLEYGDVNERGLLIEEIIGHNEGNDNLLIMMKDQFANYVIQKILDICTDNQRESLFVRIRVHAHALKKYTYGKHIVSRFEQLFGEEIEAS, via the exons ATGGCTACTGAGAGTCCCATTAGAATGTTGGAAACAAGTGGAAAATGGCCGTCTCCTAAGGAGACTGCAACCTTTGCACCATCATCCTCTAGCATGGCTGCAGAAGAGTTGAGCTTGCTTCTGACGGACCATAGGTTTTTTGGCAATGGGAGGGATGTTGCCCCTAATCGAAGTGGGAGTGCTCCGCCAAGCATGGAAGGTTCTTTTGCTGCCATAGAAAACCTTATGTCCCCACAGAACTCCAGCTTGAATGCAAGGTATGCAAATCTAAACAGTTTAATTGAAAACTGTGAGCCTGAGGAGCAGTTACGTGCTGACCCTGCTTATTTAGCATATTACTGTTCCAAAATCAACTTGAATCCTAGACTTCCTCCACCTCTAATCTCATGGGAGAACAGGCGTCTGGTACGGCATATTGGTAGTTTTGGAAATAGTCGGGGATTAACTTCTTTAGATGACAGTGGTGGCAGATCGCTCCGTTTGTCTCAAGGTACCCTTTCTACCCACAAGGAAGAGTCTGAGGATGACAGATCACCTCAAAAACCTTCTGATGATTGGGAAGACCAAAGCAGTGCATTCTGGTCTGGACAGGATGCAGCTTTCCTGGCAGGCCAGCATAGAAGTTCAGTCGATTTGATACAG GATGATTTCCCCAGAACTCCATCGCCTGTATATAATCAGTCTCGCTCCTTAATACATGGATCACCAGGGAAAACAGTTGAACATGATGCAGATAGCAGCTCCTTGCATGATTCCTCTGTCGGCACATCAAATTTAGTTGCATCTACTCTGGTCACAGATAATTTGGGACCATCATCAAATGCTAATCCTGCAATTGCCCCTGTATCAAACTCATTGTCTCTTGACGGTACTGGCAGCACACCTCCCTCACCAGCTCTTATTGAACGAGATGCCCACAATTTAGATGTCCATTTAGAGGATGATGTCTTAATTGGTGGTATTACTGTTTCAGATTTTGTCAGTACTGAATCTAAAATGAAGGATAGTAATACATCTAGTCTGCCAAATTCAGGgaacaaaaaaaaccaagaagatTGGCACCACAACCGTCAGAAAAACTGGCTGCAACACCAGGTACATCAACAACAGGGCAATTCATTTCAAGTTCAAGGTGCCAAGTCTCAAACGGTTTTTCAAGGAACAAACCATTCAAACATTAACATGGATCAATATCTCCATGGTTCCTCCAAGTTTTCAACTGAGGCACAGCCTGTGCTTCAGTCATCTGGATTCACACCTCCACTCTATGCAACTGCAGCAGCTTATATGACTTCAGCAAATCCATTTTACCCCAATCTGCAACCTCCAGGTTTATTTTCTCCACAGTACAGTTTTGGTGGATTTGCTTTGAATACTGCAGTTCTTCCTCCATTTGTAGCTGGATACCCTCCTCATGGTGCTATTCCCTTGGCTTTCGATAACACTGTGGGCCCCAGCTTTAATGCTCAAACTTCTGCTGTTTCAACCGGGGAAAGCATCACCCAAGCAGTTGATATGCAACATTTAAACAAGTTCTATGGACAGCTTGGATATGCGCCACAGCCTTCTTTTGCTGATCCTCTTTATATGCAATACTTTCAACAGCCTTTTGGGGATGTATATAGTGTTTCAGGTCAATTTGATCCACTGGTATCTAGAGGTGGTGTTATTGGGAGCCAGGTCAGTGCTTTTGAGACACACAGAGAGTCTGATGTTGCTTCTTGCTCTGTTGACAAGAAACTCCAACATCAGAGAAGTGGGGGCCTAACTAATCTGAACCATAGAAGAGGGGGCATTGCAAGTCCTAATTATCATGGAAGCCCAACAAACATGGGTATGTTGATGCAATTCCCAACCTCACCTCTTGCTAGTCCAGTTTTACCAAGAAGCCCAGCAGGTGTGACCTGTCTTCCTGGAGGGAGAAATGAAATAAGGTATCCTCCTGGTTCTGGCAAAAATGTAGGCATATTTTCTGGATGGCAAGGtcaaagaggatatgatgaccCAAAAACACATTCTTTTCTTGAAGAGTTGAAATCCGGAAAAGGTCGAAGATTTGAGCTATCTGATATTGCAGGGCATATTGTTGAATTCAG TGCTGATCAACATGGAAGCCGCTTCATTCAacagaaattggaaaattgtaGTGTTGAAGAGAAGGCATCTGTATTTAAAGAAGTACTCCCACATGCTTCCAAATTAATGACTGATGTTTTTGGTAACTATGTTATTCAAAAG TTTTTTGAACATGGAAACCCTGAGCAGAGGAAGGAGCTGGCAAGTCAACTTGCAGGCCAGATTTTGCCTTTAAGTTTGCAGATGTATGGTTGTCGTGTAATTCAAAAG GCACTTGATGTTATTGAGCTTGAACAGAAAACACTTCTTGTCCGTGAGCTGGATGGACATGTTATGAGATGTGTCCGTGACCAAAATGGAAATCATGTAATACAGAAGTGCATTGAGAGTGTTCCAACAGAGAAAATTGGATTCATTATCTCTGCTTTTCGTAGTCATGTTGCAACACTTTCTACACATCCTTATGGTTGCCGTGTCATTCAG AGAGTTCTAGAACATTGTACGGATGAATTACAAAGCCAATTTATTGTGGATGAGATCCTGGAATCTATCTGTTCCCTTGCTCAGGATCAGTATGGCAATTATGTTACTCAg CATGTATTGGAGAGAGGGAAGCCTCATGAAAGAAGCCAAATTATTAACAAGCTGAAAGGTCATATTGTACAACTGAGTCAGCATAAATTTGCATCAAATGTTGTTGAGAAATGTTTGGAGTATGGTGACGTTAATGAACGGGGACTCTTGATTGAGGAGATCATTGGCCATAATGAAGGGAATGATAATTTATTG ATAATGATGAAAGACCAATTTGCTAATTATGTCATTCAGAAGATTCTTGACATCTGTACTGATAATCAGCGGGAATCATTGTTTGTTCGTATAAGAGTTCATGCTCATGCTTTGAAGAAATACACTTACGGAAAACACATTGTTTCTCGATTTGAACAGCTATTTGGAGAAG AAATTGAGGCATCGTGA
- the LOC117914291 gene encoding pumilio homolog 6, chloroplastic-like isoform X2 — protein sequence MATESPIRMLETSGKWPSPKETATFAPSSSSMAAEELSLLLTDHRFFGNGRDVAPNRSGSAPPSMEGSFAAIENLMSPQNSSLNARYANLNSLIENCEPEEQLRADPAYLAYYCSKINLNPRLPPPLISWENRRLVRHIGSFGNSRGLTSLDDSGGRSLRLSQGTLSTHKEESEDDRSPQKPSDDWEDQSSAFWSGQDAAFLAGQHRSSVDLIQDDFPRTPSPVYNQSRSLIHGSPGKTVEHDADSSSLHDSSVGTSNLVASTLVTDNLGPSSNANPAIAPVSNSLSLDGNKKNQEDWHHNRQKNWLQHQVHQQQGNSFQVQGAKSQTVFQGTNHSNINMDQYLHGSSKFSTEAQPVLQSSGFTPPLYATAAAYMTSANPFYPNLQPPGLFSPQYSFGGFALNTAVLPPFVAGYPPHGAIPLAFDNTVGPSFNAQTSAVSTGESITQAVDMQHLNKFYGQLGYAPQPSFADPLYMQYFQQPFGDVYSVSGQFDPLVSRGGVIGSQVSAFETHRESDVASCSVDKKLQHQRSGGLTNLNHRRGGIASPNYHGSPTNMGMLMQFPTSPLASPVLPRSPAGVTCLPGGRNEIRYPPGSGKNVGIFSGWQGQRGYDDPKTHSFLEELKSGKGRRFELSDIAGHIVEFSADQHGSRFIQQKLENCSVEEKASVFKEVLPHASKLMTDVFGNYVIQKFFEHGNPEQRKELASQLAGQILPLSLQMYGCRVIQKALDVIELEQKTLLVRELDGHVMRCVRDQNGNHVIQKCIESVPTEKIGFIISAFRSHVATLSTHPYGCRVIQRVLEHCTDELQSQFIVDEILESICSLAQDQYGNYVTQHVLERGKPHERSQIINKLKGHIVQLSQHKFASNVVEKCLEYGDVNERGLLIEEIIGHNEGNDNLLIMMKDQFANYVIQKILDICTDNQRESLFVRIRVHAHALKKYTYGKHIVSRFEQLFGEEIEAS from the exons ATGGCTACTGAGAGTCCCATTAGAATGTTGGAAACAAGTGGAAAATGGCCGTCTCCTAAGGAGACTGCAACCTTTGCACCATCATCCTCTAGCATGGCTGCAGAAGAGTTGAGCTTGCTTCTGACGGACCATAGGTTTTTTGGCAATGGGAGGGATGTTGCCCCTAATCGAAGTGGGAGTGCTCCGCCAAGCATGGAAGGTTCTTTTGCTGCCATAGAAAACCTTATGTCCCCACAGAACTCCAGCTTGAATGCAAGGTATGCAAATCTAAACAGTTTAATTGAAAACTGTGAGCCTGAGGAGCAGTTACGTGCTGACCCTGCTTATTTAGCATATTACTGTTCCAAAATCAACTTGAATCCTAGACTTCCTCCACCTCTAATCTCATGGGAGAACAGGCGTCTGGTACGGCATATTGGTAGTTTTGGAAATAGTCGGGGATTAACTTCTTTAGATGACAGTGGTGGCAGATCGCTCCGTTTGTCTCAAGGTACCCTTTCTACCCACAAGGAAGAGTCTGAGGATGACAGATCACCTCAAAAACCTTCTGATGATTGGGAAGACCAAAGCAGTGCATTCTGGTCTGGACAGGATGCAGCTTTCCTGGCAGGCCAGCATAGAAGTTCAGTCGATTTGATACAG GATGATTTCCCCAGAACTCCATCGCCTGTATATAATCAGTCTCGCTCCTTAATACATGGATCACCAGGGAAAACAGTTGAACATGATGCAGATAGCAGCTCCTTGCATGATTCCTCTGTCGGCACATCAAATTTAGTTGCATCTACTCTGGTCACAGATAATTTGGGACCATCATCAAATGCTAATCCTGCAATTGCCCCTGTATCAAACTCATTGTCTCTTGACG GgaacaaaaaaaaccaagaagatTGGCACCACAACCGTCAGAAAAACTGGCTGCAACACCAGGTACATCAACAACAGGGCAATTCATTTCAAGTTCAAGGTGCCAAGTCTCAAACGGTTTTTCAAGGAACAAACCATTCAAACATTAACATGGATCAATATCTCCATGGTTCCTCCAAGTTTTCAACTGAGGCACAGCCTGTGCTTCAGTCATCTGGATTCACACCTCCACTCTATGCAACTGCAGCAGCTTATATGACTTCAGCAAATCCATTTTACCCCAATCTGCAACCTCCAGGTTTATTTTCTCCACAGTACAGTTTTGGTGGATTTGCTTTGAATACTGCAGTTCTTCCTCCATTTGTAGCTGGATACCCTCCTCATGGTGCTATTCCCTTGGCTTTCGATAACACTGTGGGCCCCAGCTTTAATGCTCAAACTTCTGCTGTTTCAACCGGGGAAAGCATCACCCAAGCAGTTGATATGCAACATTTAAACAAGTTCTATGGACAGCTTGGATATGCGCCACAGCCTTCTTTTGCTGATCCTCTTTATATGCAATACTTTCAACAGCCTTTTGGGGATGTATATAGTGTTTCAGGTCAATTTGATCCACTGGTATCTAGAGGTGGTGTTATTGGGAGCCAGGTCAGTGCTTTTGAGACACACAGAGAGTCTGATGTTGCTTCTTGCTCTGTTGACAAGAAACTCCAACATCAGAGAAGTGGGGGCCTAACTAATCTGAACCATAGAAGAGGGGGCATTGCAAGTCCTAATTATCATGGAAGCCCAACAAACATGGGTATGTTGATGCAATTCCCAACCTCACCTCTTGCTAGTCCAGTTTTACCAAGAAGCCCAGCAGGTGTGACCTGTCTTCCTGGAGGGAGAAATGAAATAAGGTATCCTCCTGGTTCTGGCAAAAATGTAGGCATATTTTCTGGATGGCAAGGtcaaagaggatatgatgaccCAAAAACACATTCTTTTCTTGAAGAGTTGAAATCCGGAAAAGGTCGAAGATTTGAGCTATCTGATATTGCAGGGCATATTGTTGAATTCAG TGCTGATCAACATGGAAGCCGCTTCATTCAacagaaattggaaaattgtaGTGTTGAAGAGAAGGCATCTGTATTTAAAGAAGTACTCCCACATGCTTCCAAATTAATGACTGATGTTTTTGGTAACTATGTTATTCAAAAG TTTTTTGAACATGGAAACCCTGAGCAGAGGAAGGAGCTGGCAAGTCAACTTGCAGGCCAGATTTTGCCTTTAAGTTTGCAGATGTATGGTTGTCGTGTAATTCAAAAG GCACTTGATGTTATTGAGCTTGAACAGAAAACACTTCTTGTCCGTGAGCTGGATGGACATGTTATGAGATGTGTCCGTGACCAAAATGGAAATCATGTAATACAGAAGTGCATTGAGAGTGTTCCAACAGAGAAAATTGGATTCATTATCTCTGCTTTTCGTAGTCATGTTGCAACACTTTCTACACATCCTTATGGTTGCCGTGTCATTCAG AGAGTTCTAGAACATTGTACGGATGAATTACAAAGCCAATTTATTGTGGATGAGATCCTGGAATCTATCTGTTCCCTTGCTCAGGATCAGTATGGCAATTATGTTACTCAg CATGTATTGGAGAGAGGGAAGCCTCATGAAAGAAGCCAAATTATTAACAAGCTGAAAGGTCATATTGTACAACTGAGTCAGCATAAATTTGCATCAAATGTTGTTGAGAAATGTTTGGAGTATGGTGACGTTAATGAACGGGGACTCTTGATTGAGGAGATCATTGGCCATAATGAAGGGAATGATAATTTATTG ATAATGATGAAAGACCAATTTGCTAATTATGTCATTCAGAAGATTCTTGACATCTGTACTGATAATCAGCGGGAATCATTGTTTGTTCGTATAAGAGTTCATGCTCATGCTTTGAAGAAATACACTTACGGAAAACACATTGTTTCTCGATTTGAACAGCTATTTGGAGAAG AAATTGAGGCATCGTGA
- the LOC117914291 gene encoding pumilio homolog 6, chloroplastic-like isoform X3: MATESPIRMLETSGKWPSPKETATFAPSSSSMAAEELSLLLTDHRFFGNGRDVAPNRSGSAPPSMEGSFAAIENLMSPQNSSLNASGGRSLRLSQGTLSTHKEESEDDRSPQKPSDDWEDQSSAFWSGQDAAFLAGQHRSSVDLIQDDFPRTPSPVYNQSRSLIHGSPGKTVEHDADSSSLHDSSVGTSNLVASTLVTDNLGPSSNANPAIAPVSNSLSLDGTGSTPPSPALIERDAHNLDVHLEDDVLIGGITVSDFVSTESKMKDSNTSSLPNSGNKKNQEDWHHNRQKNWLQHQVHQQQGNSFQVQGAKSQTVFQGTNHSNINMDQYLHGSSKFSTEAQPVLQSSGFTPPLYATAAAYMTSANPFYPNLQPPGLFSPQYSFGGFALNTAVLPPFVAGYPPHGAIPLAFDNTVGPSFNAQTSAVSTGESITQAVDMQHLNKFYGQLGYAPQPSFADPLYMQYFQQPFGDVYSVSGQFDPLVSRGGVIGSQVSAFETHRESDVASCSVDKKLQHQRSGGLTNLNHRRGGIASPNYHGSPTNMGMLMQFPTSPLASPVLPRSPAGVTCLPGGRNEIRYPPGSGKNVGIFSGWQGQRGYDDPKTHSFLEELKSGKGRRFELSDIAGHIVEFSADQHGSRFIQQKLENCSVEEKASVFKEVLPHASKLMTDVFGNYVIQKFFEHGNPEQRKELASQLAGQILPLSLQMYGCRVIQKALDVIELEQKTLLVRELDGHVMRCVRDQNGNHVIQKCIESVPTEKIGFIISAFRSHVATLSTHPYGCRVIQRVLEHCTDELQSQFIVDEILESICSLAQDQYGNYVTQHVLERGKPHERSQIINKLKGHIVQLSQHKFASNVVEKCLEYGDVNERGLLIEEIIGHNEGNDNLLIMMKDQFANYVIQKILDICTDNQRESLFVRIRVHAHALKKYTYGKHIVSRFEQLFGEEIEAS, encoded by the exons ATGGCTACTGAGAGTCCCATTAGAATGTTGGAAACAAGTGGAAAATGGCCGTCTCCTAAGGAGACTGCAACCTTTGCACCATCATCCTCTAGCATGGCTGCAGAAGAGTTGAGCTTGCTTCTGACGGACCATAGGTTTTTTGGCAATGGGAGGGATGTTGCCCCTAATCGAAGTGGGAGTGCTCCGCCAAGCATGGAAGGTTCTTTTGCTGCCATAGAAAACCTTATGTCCCCACAGAACTCCAGCTTGAATGCAAG TGGTGGCAGATCGCTCCGTTTGTCTCAAGGTACCCTTTCTACCCACAAGGAAGAGTCTGAGGATGACAGATCACCTCAAAAACCTTCTGATGATTGGGAAGACCAAAGCAGTGCATTCTGGTCTGGACAGGATGCAGCTTTCCTGGCAGGCCAGCATAGAAGTTCAGTCGATTTGATACAG GATGATTTCCCCAGAACTCCATCGCCTGTATATAATCAGTCTCGCTCCTTAATACATGGATCACCAGGGAAAACAGTTGAACATGATGCAGATAGCAGCTCCTTGCATGATTCCTCTGTCGGCACATCAAATTTAGTTGCATCTACTCTGGTCACAGATAATTTGGGACCATCATCAAATGCTAATCCTGCAATTGCCCCTGTATCAAACTCATTGTCTCTTGACGGTACTGGCAGCACACCTCCCTCACCAGCTCTTATTGAACGAGATGCCCACAATTTAGATGTCCATTTAGAGGATGATGTCTTAATTGGTGGTATTACTGTTTCAGATTTTGTCAGTACTGAATCTAAAATGAAGGATAGTAATACATCTAGTCTGCCAAATTCAGGgaacaaaaaaaaccaagaagatTGGCACCACAACCGTCAGAAAAACTGGCTGCAACACCAGGTACATCAACAACAGGGCAATTCATTTCAAGTTCAAGGTGCCAAGTCTCAAACGGTTTTTCAAGGAACAAACCATTCAAACATTAACATGGATCAATATCTCCATGGTTCCTCCAAGTTTTCAACTGAGGCACAGCCTGTGCTTCAGTCATCTGGATTCACACCTCCACTCTATGCAACTGCAGCAGCTTATATGACTTCAGCAAATCCATTTTACCCCAATCTGCAACCTCCAGGTTTATTTTCTCCACAGTACAGTTTTGGTGGATTTGCTTTGAATACTGCAGTTCTTCCTCCATTTGTAGCTGGATACCCTCCTCATGGTGCTATTCCCTTGGCTTTCGATAACACTGTGGGCCCCAGCTTTAATGCTCAAACTTCTGCTGTTTCAACCGGGGAAAGCATCACCCAAGCAGTTGATATGCAACATTTAAACAAGTTCTATGGACAGCTTGGATATGCGCCACAGCCTTCTTTTGCTGATCCTCTTTATATGCAATACTTTCAACAGCCTTTTGGGGATGTATATAGTGTTTCAGGTCAATTTGATCCACTGGTATCTAGAGGTGGTGTTATTGGGAGCCAGGTCAGTGCTTTTGAGACACACAGAGAGTCTGATGTTGCTTCTTGCTCTGTTGACAAGAAACTCCAACATCAGAGAAGTGGGGGCCTAACTAATCTGAACCATAGAAGAGGGGGCATTGCAAGTCCTAATTATCATGGAAGCCCAACAAACATGGGTATGTTGATGCAATTCCCAACCTCACCTCTTGCTAGTCCAGTTTTACCAAGAAGCCCAGCAGGTGTGACCTGTCTTCCTGGAGGGAGAAATGAAATAAGGTATCCTCCTGGTTCTGGCAAAAATGTAGGCATATTTTCTGGATGGCAAGGtcaaagaggatatgatgaccCAAAAACACATTCTTTTCTTGAAGAGTTGAAATCCGGAAAAGGTCGAAGATTTGAGCTATCTGATATTGCAGGGCATATTGTTGAATTCAG TGCTGATCAACATGGAAGCCGCTTCATTCAacagaaattggaaaattgtaGTGTTGAAGAGAAGGCATCTGTATTTAAAGAAGTACTCCCACATGCTTCCAAATTAATGACTGATGTTTTTGGTAACTATGTTATTCAAAAG TTTTTTGAACATGGAAACCCTGAGCAGAGGAAGGAGCTGGCAAGTCAACTTGCAGGCCAGATTTTGCCTTTAAGTTTGCAGATGTATGGTTGTCGTGTAATTCAAAAG GCACTTGATGTTATTGAGCTTGAACAGAAAACACTTCTTGTCCGTGAGCTGGATGGACATGTTATGAGATGTGTCCGTGACCAAAATGGAAATCATGTAATACAGAAGTGCATTGAGAGTGTTCCAACAGAGAAAATTGGATTCATTATCTCTGCTTTTCGTAGTCATGTTGCAACACTTTCTACACATCCTTATGGTTGCCGTGTCATTCAG AGAGTTCTAGAACATTGTACGGATGAATTACAAAGCCAATTTATTGTGGATGAGATCCTGGAATCTATCTGTTCCCTTGCTCAGGATCAGTATGGCAATTATGTTACTCAg CATGTATTGGAGAGAGGGAAGCCTCATGAAAGAAGCCAAATTATTAACAAGCTGAAAGGTCATATTGTACAACTGAGTCAGCATAAATTTGCATCAAATGTTGTTGAGAAATGTTTGGAGTATGGTGACGTTAATGAACGGGGACTCTTGATTGAGGAGATCATTGGCCATAATGAAGGGAATGATAATTTATTG ATAATGATGAAAGACCAATTTGCTAATTATGTCATTCAGAAGATTCTTGACATCTGTACTGATAATCAGCGGGAATCATTGTTTGTTCGTATAAGAGTTCATGCTCATGCTTTGAAGAAATACACTTACGGAAAACACATTGTTTCTCGATTTGAACAGCTATTTGGAGAAG AAATTGAGGCATCGTGA
- the LOC117913787 gene encoding uncharacterized protein LOC117913787 isoform X3, with the protein MEEQKSVELNMDCLVNVLGRVEMDSLLFAVPYVCKSWYKVSLDPVCWKRLVFPHFEQMVMKRFMEVYQSIGPFSVTSFINSIVRRSNRLATALVLPDYCTKEALEYAADEAFQSLILVESSALLAKHSSH; encoded by the exons ATGGAAGAACAAAAATCGGTGGAATTGAACATGGACTGTTTGGTGAATGTGCTTGGAAGAGTGGAAATGGATTCATTACTATTTGCAGTTCCATATGTATGCAAGTCGTGGTACAAAGTGAGCCTCGATCCTGTGTGCTGGAAGCGTCTTGTTTTTCCTCACTTTGAACAGATGGTTATGAAAAGGTTCATGGAGGTATATCAAAGTATTGGACCCTTCTCTGTCACTTCATTCATAAATTCTATAGTTCGTCGTAGCAATAGATTGGCTACTGCCTTGGTGCTCCCCGATTACTGCACAAAAGAGGCATTGGAGTATGCTGCTGATGA GGCCTTCCAGTCTCTGATATTGGTGGAGAGCTCAGCACTTCTGGCAAAGCATTC GAGTCATTAA
- the LOC117913787 gene encoding uncharacterized protein LOC117913787 isoform X2, with amino-acid sequence MEEQKSVELNMDCLVNVLGRVEMDSLLFAVPYVCKSWYKVSLDPVCWKRLVFPHFEQMVMKRFMEVYQSIGPFSVTSFINSIVRRSNRLATALVLPDYCTKEALEYAADEAFQSLILVESSALLAKHSFELCGIKHLHSVCIQMSYSCFHSWTW; translated from the exons ATGGAAGAACAAAAATCGGTGGAATTGAACATGGACTGTTTGGTGAATGTGCTTGGAAGAGTGGAAATGGATTCATTACTATTTGCAGTTCCATATGTATGCAAGTCGTGGTACAAAGTGAGCCTCGATCCTGTGTGCTGGAAGCGTCTTGTTTTTCCTCACTTTGAACAGATGGTTATGAAAAGGTTCATGGAGGTATATCAAAGTATTGGACCCTTCTCTGTCACTTCATTCATAAATTCTATAGTTCGTCGTAGCAATAGATTGGCTACTGCCTTGGTGCTCCCCGATTACTGCACAAAAGAGGCATTGGAGTATGCTGCTGATGA GGCCTTCCAGTCTCTGATATTGGTGGAGAGCTCAGCACTTCTGGCAAAGCATTC GTTTGAACTTTGTGGTATCAAACACTTGCACTCTGTATGCATCCAAATGAGTTATTCTTGCTTTCATTCTTGGACCTGGTAA
- the LOC117913787 gene encoding F-box/LRR-repeat protein At3g48880-like isoform X1, whose protein sequence is MEEQKSVELNMDCLVNVLGRVEMDSLLFAVPYVCKSWYKVSLDPVCWKRLVFPHFEQMVMKRFMEVYQSIGPFSVTSFINSIVRRSNRLATALVLPDYCTKEALEYAADECPALKVLELPSDLLKRESSIIPELISKWRNLEQLRLERPPNLEEILHQISCHCKNFFGLSVIDSEVWENEVSAIVSLPNIKYLILRGTFIERKSLVMILQGCNKLELLDIRDCIGFEGDDELLNLASHINAFKLGGSTLSIWHDEYYCSYDSDCGYDYY, encoded by the exons ATGGAAGAACAAAAATCGGTGGAATTGAACATGGACTGTTTGGTGAATGTGCTTGGAAGAGTGGAAATGGATTCATTACTATTTGCAGTTCCATATGTATGCAAGTCGTGGTACAAAGTGAGCCTCGATCCTGTGTGCTGGAAGCGTCTTGTTTTTCCTCACTTTGAACAGATGGTTATGAAAAGGTTCATGGAGGTATATCAAAGTATTGGACCCTTCTCTGTCACTTCATTCATAAATTCTATAGTTCGTCGTAGCAATAGATTGGCTACTGCCTTGGTGCTCCCCGATTACTGCACAAAAGAGGCATTGGAGTATGCTGCTGATGA GTGTCCTGCACTGAAAGTTTTGGAGCTGCCCAGTGATCTACTTAAGAGAGAATCATCCATTATTCCAGAATTAATAAGCAAGTGGAGAAATCTAGAACAGTTGAGACTTGAAAGACCCCCTAACTTGGAAGAAATCCTACACCAAATCAGCTGCCATTGCAAGAACTTTTTTGGGCTAAGTGTTATTGACTCTGAAGTTTGGGAAAATGAAGTGTCAGCCATTGTGTCACTGCCTAACATTAAGTACTTGATTTTAAGGGGAACATTCATTGAGCGGAAGAGTCTGGTGATGATATTGCAAGGTTGCAATAAACTTGAGCTTTTAGACATTAGGGACTGTATAGGTTTTGAGGGTGATGACGAATTATTGAATCTTGCCTCGCATATTAATGCATTCAAGCTTGGGGGTTCTACTCTTTCTATTTGGCATGACGAGTACTACTGTTCTTATGATTCTGATTGTGGTTATGATTACTATTAG